Proteins from a genomic interval of Rosa chinensis cultivar Old Blush chromosome 2, RchiOBHm-V2, whole genome shotgun sequence:
- the LOC112183660 gene encoding serine acetyltransferase 4, producing MACVTDESGSRCPECYRSVCLEGGRGRGGGGARVFDSESAAYRLEKVFPVYALGIQKPESDPVVVADSSDDPIWDAVREEAKLEAEKEPILSSFLYASILAHDCLEQALGFVLANRLQNPTLLATQLMDIFTNVMMHDRDIQRSARLDVQAFKERDPACLSYCSALLYLKGYHALQVYRVAHSLWSQGRKVFGVDIHPASKIGEGVLLDHGTGVVIGETAVIGNRVSLMQGVTLGGTGKEIGDRHPKIGEGALIGASATILGNIKIGQGAMIAACSLVLKDVPPHSMVAGIPAKVIGYVDEKDPSLTMKHDATKEFFENVAVKFRDARSAG from the exons ATGGCCTGCGTGACCGACGAGAGTGGGTCGCGCTGCCCAGAATGCTATCGGAGCGTTTGTCTTGAGGGAGGAAGAggccgaggaggaggaggagcccgGGTTTTCGACTCCGAGTCCGCCGCGTACAGGTTGGAGAAGGTTTTTCCGGTGTACGCATTGGGGATTCAGAAACCCGAGTCCGACCCGGTTGTTGTGGCTGACAGTTCGGACGACCCGATTTGGGACGCTGTCAGGGAAGAGGCCAAGTTGGAG GCAGAGAAGGAGCCAATTTTGAGTAGCTTCTTGTATGCGAGCATCTTGGCGCATGATTGTTTAGAGCAGGCGTTGGGGTTTGTTCTTGCAAACAGGTTGCAGAACCCGACACTTCTGGCTACTCAGCTGATGGATATATTCACTAATGTAATGATGCATGACAGAGACATTCAGCGATCTGCTCGGCTAGACGTGCAG GCGTTTAAAGAACGCGATCCAGCTTGTTTGTCTTACTGTTCGGCTCTATTGTATCTCAAG GGTTACCATGCTCTGCAAGTATATCGAGTAGCTCATTCACTGTGGAGTCAAGGACGCAAA GTGTTTGGAGTGGACATTCACCCTG CTTCAAAAATTGGAGAGGGAGTATTGTTGGATCATGGTACGGGTGTGGTTATTGGGGAAACTGCTGTTATAGGAAACAGAGTTTCATTGATGCAG GGTGTAACTTTGGGAGGAACTGGGAAAGAAATTGGTGACCGTCATCCAAAAATAGGTGAAGGTGCACTAATAGGAGCCAGTGCAACTATACTTGGGAATATAAAAATAGGTCAAGGAGCCATGATAGCTGCTTGTTCCCTTGTGCTTAAAGATGTCCCTCCACACAG CATGGTGGCAGGAATACCAGCAAAAGTGATTGGATATGTAGACGAAAAAGATCCTTCATTAACCATGAAGCATG ATGCTACCAAAGAATTTTTTGAAAATGTAGCTGTTAAGTTCAGAGATGCAAGGTCTGCTGGTTAG